One Chiloscyllium plagiosum isolate BGI_BamShark_2017 unplaced genomic scaffold, ASM401019v2 scaf_95657, whole genome shotgun sequence genomic window, CCCTGTATTTACCCCCCGTCCCTCCCCCAGGAGCAGGATAACCTGACTGACGCGGAGGAACGCTGTGAACAGCTCATTAAGAATAAGATTGGGCTGGAGGCCAAGGTGAAGGAGCTGGGTGAGAGGCTGGACGATGAGGAGGAGATGACCGCTGAGCTGACTGCCAAGAAACGCAAGCTGGAGGACGAGTGCTCAGAGCTGAAAAAGGACATCGACGACCTGGAGCTCACCCTGGCCAAGGTCGAGAAGGAAAAACACGCCACAGAGAACAAGGTACAGCCTTCCCAACGCCCAGGGGGaggcagaggggctgaatggccttctgtcactgtgtaacgggctggaggagggagggagaggggctgaatggcctcctgtcactgtgtaacgggctggagtagggagggagaggggctgagtggcctcctgtccctgtgtaacgggctggagggagggagagggaggggctgaatggcctcctgttcctgtgtaacgggctggaggagggagggacaggggctgaatggcctcctgtccctgtgtaacgggctggagggagggagggagaggggctgaatggcctcctgttcctgtgtaacgggctggaggagggagggagaggg contains:
- the LOC122544905 gene encoding myosin-6-like, which produces IYPPSLPQEQDNLTDAEERCEQLIKNKIGLEAKVKELGERLDDEEEMTAELTAKKRKLEDECSELKKDIDDLELTLAKVEKEKHATENKVKNLTEEMAGLDETIVKLTKEKRALQESHQQTLDDLQTEEDKVNGLTKAKAKLEQQIDDVGNSLPHSRTPCTLPYPPG